Proteins encoded within one genomic window of Bradyrhizobium sp. 186:
- the pcaF gene encoding 3-oxoadipyl-CoA thiolase, producing the protein MRDVFICDAVRTPIGRFGGSLAKVRADDLAAAPIKALMAKHPNLDWSQVDEVFFGCANQAGEDNRNVARMALLLAGLPDSVPGQTLNRLCASGLDAVGAAGRAIRSGEIELAIAGGVESMTRAPFVMGKAQEAFSRSAEIFDTTIGWRFINPLLKAQYGVDPMPETGENVAEEFQVSRADQDAFAIRSQQRAGAAIAAGYFAEEITPITIPGGKAGPITVDKDEHPRPETTLEALTKLRPIVRNPGTVTAGNASGVNDGAAAMILASELAVKRHGLTPRARILGLASAGVPPRIMGIGPVPATRKLMERLGKKISDFDLIELNEAFASQGIACMRQLGVADDADFVNPHGGAIALGHPLGMSGARLALTAVHGMEKRGGKLALATMCVGVGQGVAVAIEKLN; encoded by the coding sequence ATGCGTGACGTCTTTATCTGCGATGCCGTGCGGACCCCGATCGGCCGCTTCGGCGGCTCGCTCGCCAAGGTGCGGGCCGACGACCTGGCCGCAGCGCCGATCAAGGCGCTGATGGCCAAGCATCCGAACCTCGACTGGTCGCAGGTCGACGAAGTCTTCTTCGGCTGCGCCAACCAGGCTGGCGAGGACAATCGCAACGTCGCGCGCATGGCGCTGCTGCTCGCGGGCCTGCCGGATTCGGTTCCCGGCCAGACCCTGAACCGGCTCTGCGCGTCCGGCCTCGATGCGGTCGGCGCCGCTGGCCGCGCCATTCGCTCCGGCGAGATCGAACTCGCCATTGCCGGCGGTGTCGAATCCATGACGCGCGCGCCCTTTGTGATGGGCAAGGCGCAGGAAGCCTTCTCGCGTTCCGCCGAGATCTTTGACACCACCATCGGCTGGCGCTTCATCAATCCATTGCTGAAGGCGCAGTACGGCGTCGATCCGATGCCGGAGACCGGCGAGAACGTCGCCGAGGAATTCCAGGTCTCGCGCGCCGATCAGGACGCCTTCGCGATCCGCTCGCAGCAGCGCGCCGGTGCGGCGATCGCGGCAGGATATTTCGCGGAAGAGATCACGCCGATCACCATTCCTGGCGGCAAGGCCGGCCCGATCACCGTCGACAAGGACGAGCATCCGCGCCCCGAGACCACGCTCGAAGCCCTCACGAAACTGAGGCCGATCGTACGCAATCCCGGCACGGTCACCGCCGGCAATGCTTCCGGCGTCAATGACGGCGCCGCCGCGATGATCCTCGCATCCGAGCTAGCTGTGAAGAGGCACGGCCTGACGCCGCGCGCCCGCATCCTCGGTCTGGCCTCAGCCGGCGTGCCGCCGCGCATCATGGGCATCGGTCCGGTGCCGGCGACCCGCAAGCTGATGGAGCGGCTCGGCAAGAAGATCAGCGATTTCGACCTGATCGAACTCAACGAAGCCTTCGCCTCGCAGGGCATCGCTTGCATGCGCCAGCTCGGCGTTGCCGACGATGCCGATTTCGTCAATCCGCACGGCGGCGCCATCGCGCTCGGTCATCCCCTCGGCATGAGCGGCGCGCGTCTCGCGCTGACCGCCGTGCACGGCATGGAAAAGCGCGGCGGCAAGCTCGCGCTCGCCACCATGTGCGTCGGCGTCGGCCAGGGCGTCGCGGTCGCGATCGAGAAGTTGAATTGA
- the pcaH gene encoding protocatechuate 3,4-dioxygenase subunit beta, whose product MTFIYPVDSNKAHPLPLSPEYKSSIKRAPNKPLIPMRHTLSELTGPVYGHETVREGDNDLTTQHTGEPLGERIIVHGHVRDEDGRGVPNSLVEIWQANSCGRYVHVRDQHPAPLDPNFTGAGRTQSDAAGYYRFVTIKPGAYPWGNHHNAWRPAHIHLSVFGHSFVTRLVTQMYFPNDPLFPFDPIFNSVPDEKARARMVSSFDLENTKPEWALCYRFDIVLRGKNATPMENH is encoded by the coding sequence ATGACATTCATCTATCCCGTCGACAGCAACAAGGCGCATCCGCTGCCGCTGTCGCCTGAGTACAAGAGCTCGATCAAGCGCGCCCCGAACAAGCCCTTGATCCCGATGCGCCATACGTTGTCGGAGCTGACCGGCCCGGTCTACGGTCACGAGACCGTGCGCGAGGGTGACAACGACCTGACCACCCAGCACACCGGCGAGCCGCTCGGCGAGCGCATCATCGTGCACGGCCATGTGCGCGACGAGGACGGCCGCGGCGTGCCGAACTCGCTGGTCGAGATCTGGCAGGCCAATTCTTGCGGCCGCTACGTCCATGTCCGCGACCAGCATCCCGCGCCGCTCGATCCGAATTTTACCGGCGCCGGCCGCACGCAAAGCGATGCCGCGGGCTACTACCGCTTCGTCACCATCAAGCCCGGCGCTTATCCCTGGGGCAATCACCACAATGCCTGGCGGCCGGCCCACATCCATCTCTCGGTGTTCGGCCACTCCTTCGTCACGCGGCTGGTGACGCAGATGTATTTCCCGAATGATCCCTTGTTCCCGTTCGACCCGATCTTCAACTCGGTGCCGGACGAGAAGGCGCGCGCGCGGATGGTCTCGTCGTTCGATCTCGAGAACACCAAGCCCGAATGGGCGCTGTGCTACCGCTTTGACATCGTGCTGCGCGGCAAAAACGCCACGCCAATGGAGAACCACTAA
- the pcaG gene encoding protocatechuate 3,4-dioxygenase subunit alpha has product MQDNLKDNGITPSQTVGPFFKYGLTPNGDYAWNDAFTNSTLTPDVTGDRIRVEGRVFDGDGVAVPDCMLEIWQADAQGRFADPQDKRALPNASFRGFARCGTDKDGNYSFETIRPGAVPDPDGKPQAPHILLAVFGRGMLRHLYTRIYFSDEAGNAADPVLAVVPADRRATLIAVREAGKPVYRLDLRLQGGDETVFFDV; this is encoded by the coding sequence GTGCAGGATAATTTGAAGGACAACGGGATCACACCATCGCAGACCGTCGGTCCGTTCTTCAAGTACGGTCTGACGCCGAACGGCGACTACGCCTGGAACGACGCATTCACCAACTCCACGCTCACGCCTGACGTCACCGGCGACCGAATCCGCGTCGAGGGCCGCGTGTTCGACGGCGACGGCGTCGCCGTGCCGGATTGCATGCTCGAGATCTGGCAGGCGGACGCGCAAGGCCGCTTTGCCGATCCGCAGGACAAGCGTGCGCTGCCCAACGCAAGCTTCCGCGGCTTCGCCCGCTGCGGCACCGACAAGGACGGCAACTATTCCTTCGAGACCATCAGGCCGGGCGCGGTGCCGGATCCGGACGGCAAGCCGCAGGCGCCGCATATCCTCCTTGCCGTGTTCGGCCGGGGCATGCTGCGGCATCTCTACACCCGCATCTATTTCAGCGACGAGGCCGGCAACGCCGCCGATCCCGTGCTGGCGGTGGTGCCCGCCGACCGCCGTGCCACGCTGATCGCGGTGCGAGAGGCCGGCAAGCCGGTCTATCGCCTCGACCTGCGGCTCCAGGGCGGCGACGAGACGGTATTCTTCGACGTATGA
- a CDS encoding methyl-accepting chemotaxis protein — MKIRLSLSSAIIAFGIVLAIGFTAVVSTSLYALKELKVGGPLYSDIKLGNDLIADILPPPEYVIEAYLEATLAMREPDQLAAHGERLIQLRKDYDERKAFWIASSLSADLKTALVSKSDAEVQKFWKLLSDQLLPALKAKDTAASERAYAQLKDAYTAHRAVIDGIVESANKQNADMEKLAADRDSSMLYILLGVSAAVLAFIAAGLLGVALGVVRPIVRMTDTMQKLATGDLAADIPFAQRQDEVGSMAGALLVFKQAAVDNARLREEQLQTEQEAALAKRGALHQMAETVERETGRSVDTASAATQGVERAASSLSEIARSLSTESQAVASASTQALSSSQTVSAAAEELSASIREIATQVARTSTVTKSAVAGREQARSTIQALAGSVKKIAEVTDLIGGIAGQTNLLALNATIEAARAGEAGRGFAVVAAEVKSLSDQTAKSTEEIARLIAEIQASTQAAVDAVETMGGHIVEIDGVATSVAVAMEEQDAATREIARSISESASAAKEVSTKIANVSRDAGSVNERAAEVRQAIAGMAANLEALRSVVVRTVRDSTAAA; from the coding sequence ATGAAAATTCGCCTGTCGTTGTCCTCCGCGATCATCGCGTTCGGGATCGTTCTCGCCATCGGCTTTACCGCCGTGGTCTCCACCAGCCTGTACGCATTGAAAGAGCTCAAGGTCGGCGGCCCGCTTTATTCCGACATCAAGCTGGGCAACGACCTCATCGCCGACATCCTGCCGCCGCCGGAATACGTGATCGAAGCCTACCTTGAGGCTACGCTTGCGATGCGCGAGCCGGACCAGCTGGCGGCTCATGGCGAGCGCCTGATCCAGCTCCGCAAGGATTATGACGAGCGCAAGGCGTTCTGGATCGCCTCGAGCCTGTCGGCCGACCTGAAGACTGCGCTGGTGTCGAAATCCGATGCCGAGGTACAGAAGTTCTGGAAGCTCCTGTCCGACCAGCTCCTGCCGGCCCTCAAGGCCAAGGACACCGCCGCTTCCGAGCGCGCCTATGCGCAGCTCAAGGACGCCTACACCGCACATCGCGCCGTCATCGACGGTATCGTCGAGAGCGCCAACAAGCAGAATGCCGACATGGAGAAGCTGGCTGCGGACCGCGACAGCTCCATGCTCTACATCCTCCTGGGCGTTTCCGCCGCCGTCCTGGCCTTCATTGCCGCGGGCCTGCTCGGCGTCGCGCTTGGCGTGGTGCGGCCGATCGTGCGCATGACGGATACGATGCAGAAGCTTGCGACCGGCGATCTCGCCGCTGACATCCCCTTCGCACAGCGCCAGGACGAAGTCGGGTCGATGGCGGGCGCCCTGCTCGTGTTCAAGCAAGCGGCGGTCGACAATGCCCGGCTGCGCGAGGAACAGCTCCAGACGGAGCAGGAGGCGGCGCTCGCCAAGCGCGGCGCCCTGCACCAGATGGCCGAGACGGTCGAACGGGAAACCGGCCGCTCGGTCGACACCGCGAGCGCCGCGACCCAAGGCGTGGAACGGGCCGCCTCCAGCCTGTCCGAGATCGCCCGGTCGTTGTCCACGGAGTCGCAGGCGGTCGCTTCGGCGTCCACCCAGGCCCTGAGCAGCTCGCAAACCGTCTCAGCCGCGGCCGAAGAGCTGAGCGCCTCGATCCGGGAGATCGCCACCCAGGTCGCACGCACCAGCACTGTCACCAAATCGGCGGTCGCCGGCCGCGAGCAGGCGCGCTCGACCATCCAGGCGCTGGCCGGATCGGTGAAGAAGATCGCCGAGGTCACCGACCTGATTGGCGGCATCGCCGGCCAGACCAACCTCTTGGCGCTCAACGCCACGATCGAGGCGGCGCGCGCCGGCGAGGCCGGCCGCGGCTTTGCGGTGGTCGCAGCCGAAGTGAAATCGTTGTCCGACCAGACCGCCAAATCGACCGAGGAGATCGCGCGCCTCATCGCCGAAATCCAGGCCTCGACGCAGGCCGCGGTCGATGCCGTCGAGACCATGGGAGGCCACATCGTCGAGATCGACGGCGTCGCGACCTCGGTTGCCGTGGCGATGGAGGAGCAGGACGCCGCGACACGGGAGATCGCACGGTCGATTTCCGAATCGGCCTCCGCCGCAAAGGAAGTCTCGACCAAAATCGCAAATGTCAGCCGCGACGCCGGTTCGGTGAACGAGCGCGCCGCGGAAGTCAGGCAGGCGATCGCCGGCATGGCGGCCAATCTCGAAGCGCTGCGGTCGGTCGTGGTCCGGACCGTGCGCGACTCGACGGCGGCGGCTTAG
- a CDS encoding ecdysteroid 22-kinase family protein — protein sequence MTGSRLPEVADAARLTAALRKAGALDAGAVREVKVLHERDTVVSHITRLGLRYVGESAGSPQSLILKTPHAALAKPLANAGRQEVAYYTQLAARMPALLVPRCFDGNFDEESLAWHLLLEDLTDSHEIATAWPLPPSRGQAMAIATALARWHAAWWDNGSLGETVGTWASADDTAGQMETFASHYDRFADQLGDRLSEERRTLYRRFINQSDRLSRRYHSRRHVTVTHGDAHIWNFLLPRAGVADTVRIFDFDQWHIDVPTGDLAYMMAMHWYPERRQALERLLLNHYHDTLIAHGVNGYTRGALDQDYRWSVLWHITKPVWQWSLNIPQVIWWNNLERVMLAVDDLGCEEFLG from the coding sequence ATGACAGGTTCACGATTGCCGGAGGTGGCGGACGCGGCACGCCTCACCGCGGCGCTGCGCAAGGCCGGCGCGCTGGACGCCGGGGCCGTGCGCGAGGTGAAGGTGCTGCACGAGCGCGATACGGTCGTGTCGCACATCACCCGGCTCGGCCTGCGCTATGTCGGGGAATCCGCCGGCTCGCCGCAGTCTCTGATTCTCAAGACGCCGCATGCCGCATTGGCCAAGCCGCTGGCGAACGCCGGCCGCCAAGAGGTGGCCTACTACACGCAGCTTGCAGCCAGAATGCCGGCGCTGCTGGTGCCGCGCTGCTTCGACGGGAATTTCGACGAGGAGAGCCTCGCCTGGCATCTCCTGCTGGAGGATCTCACCGACAGTCACGAGATCGCAACCGCTTGGCCGCTGCCGCCATCGCGCGGTCAGGCGATGGCGATCGCCACGGCGCTCGCACGCTGGCACGCAGCGTGGTGGGACAATGGCAGCCTCGGCGAGACCGTCGGGACCTGGGCCAGCGCCGACGACACAGCGGGCCAGATGGAGACGTTCGCCTCCCATTACGACCGCTTCGCCGATCAGCTCGGCGATCGCCTCAGCGAAGAGCGCCGCACACTCTACCGCCGCTTTATCAATCAGTCGGACCGGCTGTCACGGCGCTACCATTCGCGCCGCCACGTCACCGTCACCCATGGCGATGCCCATATCTGGAATTTTCTGCTGCCGCGTGCCGGCGTGGCCGATACCGTGCGCATCTTCGATTTCGACCAGTGGCATATCGACGTGCCGACCGGCGACCTCGCCTACATGATGGCGATGCATTGGTATCCGGAGCGCAGGCAGGCGCTCGAACGTCTTCTGCTCAACCATTACCACGACACGCTGATCGCGCACGGCGTCAACGGCTATACGCGCGGGGCGCTCGACCAGGATTATCGCTGGTCAGTGCTCTGGCACATCACCAAGCCGGTCTGGCAGTGGAGCCTCAACATTCCGCAGGTGATCTGGTGGAATAATCTGGAGCGCGTGATGCTCGCGGTCGACGATCTCGGCTGCGAAGAGTTTTTGGGTTAG
- a CDS encoding MDR family MFS transporter encodes MSGPNASLMVPGLRRNMVTICAMTATIMQALDTTIANVALPYMQGTLSASQDQINWVLTSYIVAAAIMTAPVGWIANRFGRKRIFIICSAGFTFASVLCGLAQDINQMVLFRLLQGVFGAALVPLSQSVMLDYYTLQERAKAMSIWGMGVMMGPIMGPSLGAWLTETYSWHWVFFVNLPFGAITVLGLIVFMDETRKDISLKFDWFGFAALAIAIGSLQLALDRGEQLGWLESGEIIAEFIVSAVAFYFFVAHSFTTSTPFIRFALFKDRNFVTGCMFMVVMGLVLFSTMALASPYMQNVIGYPIITAGLLLASRGFGTFFAMMLVGRMMRYFEARTLIITGLTLTAGSLFQMTGWTDLTQVPEIVTVSIIQGFGFGLVFVPLSTVAFLTLPNQLRTDGTAMLTLMRNVASSVGISVVIAQLTQGTRRTYAILSEHVNPFNHALQMPDVSGMINLSTDAGRAMADRMVSVQAQIIAFAHDYQLVMVFILCTIPLALLIGSTKATLRKQAAGPEHAVME; translated from the coding sequence ATGTCCGGCCCCAATGCCAGCCTGATGGTCCCCGGCCTGCGCCGGAACATGGTGACGATCTGCGCCATGACCGCGACCATCATGCAGGCGTTGGACACCACCATCGCCAACGTCGCCCTGCCCTACATGCAGGGCACGCTGTCGGCCTCGCAGGACCAGATCAACTGGGTGCTGACCTCCTACATCGTCGCCGCAGCGATCATGACGGCGCCGGTGGGCTGGATCGCCAATCGCTTCGGCCGCAAGCGCATCTTCATCATCTGCTCGGCCGGATTCACCTTCGCGTCCGTGCTGTGCGGGCTTGCGCAGGACATCAACCAGATGGTGCTGTTCCGTCTGCTGCAAGGCGTGTTCGGCGCCGCCCTGGTGCCGCTGTCGCAATCTGTCATGCTCGACTATTACACGCTCCAGGAACGCGCCAAGGCGATGTCGATCTGGGGCATGGGCGTGATGATGGGGCCGATCATGGGACCCTCGCTCGGCGCCTGGCTCACAGAGACCTATTCCTGGCACTGGGTGTTCTTCGTCAATTTGCCGTTCGGCGCCATCACCGTGCTCGGGTTGATCGTCTTCATGGACGAAACCAGGAAGGATATCAGCCTCAAATTCGACTGGTTCGGCTTCGCGGCGCTGGCGATCGCGATCGGCTCGCTTCAGCTCGCACTCGACCGCGGCGAGCAATTGGGCTGGCTCGAATCCGGCGAGATCATCGCAGAGTTCATCGTCTCGGCCGTCGCCTTCTATTTCTTCGTCGCGCACTCCTTCACGACCTCGACGCCCTTCATCCGCTTCGCGCTGTTCAAGGATCGTAATTTCGTCACCGGCTGCATGTTCATGGTCGTGATGGGGCTCGTGCTGTTCTCGACCATGGCGCTGGCCTCGCCCTATATGCAGAATGTGATCGGCTATCCCATCATCACGGCGGGCCTGTTGCTGGCGAGCCGCGGCTTCGGCACCTTCTTCGCCATGATGCTGGTCGGCCGCATGATGCGCTATTTCGAGGCGCGTACGCTGATCATCACAGGCCTGACGCTGACCGCGGGCTCGCTGTTCCAGATGACCGGCTGGACCGACCTGACCCAGGTGCCGGAGATCGTGACCGTCAGCATCATCCAGGGCTTTGGCTTCGGCCTCGTCTTCGTGCCGCTCTCGACGGTGGCGTTCCTGACCCTGCCGAACCAACTGCGCACCGACGGCACCGCGATGCTGACCCTGATGCGCAACGTCGCGAGCTCAGTCGGCATTTCGGTCGTGATCGCCCAGCTGACGCAGGGCACGCGGCGGACCTATGCGATCCTCTCCGAGCACGTCAATCCGTTCAACCACGCGCTCCAGATGCCCGACGTCAGCGGCATGATCAATCTCTCCACCGACGCCGGCCGCGCCATGGCCGACAGAATGGTCAGCGTGCAGGCGCAGATCATCGCCTTTGCGCATGACTACCAACTCGTGATGGTCTTCATCCTCTGCACCATCCCGCTCGCTTTGTTGATCGGCTCGACCAAGGCCACGCTGCGCAAGCAGGCGGCCGGGCCGGAACATGCGGTGATGGAGTAG
- a CDS encoding HlyD family secretion protein has product MADQVLKFQPEQKADGGKPTKKAGTDPRRRLVAALRRYRRFLLLVVLPAVVAVAGFTFYLNGGRYVGTDDAYVGAQKVLVTPDISGKIEKVVVKEGQLVKQGDELFEIDPVPFRLAVDEAKAQLAQAQSTYDNLRANIKIYGDMLDLAQRGVDLKQRDVERKQALVKNSYGSQLDLDNAANALVTSGSIAQYVKQQISTAKTQLLGDTDLPLEKFPPYAQAKSKLDNAERNLDHAVVRAPMGGVATQVEQIQLGRYVAAGTPVFSIIDVAHPWVDANPKESDLTYVIEGQPVTLEVDAFPNHVFKGKIGSLSPGTGAQFAILPPQNATGNFVKVVQRVPIRIYFDETDKYVRKLKAGMSVYATIDTGHRRSLAGLFGLSATANQDKD; this is encoded by the coding sequence ATGGCTGATCAGGTGCTCAAATTCCAGCCCGAGCAGAAGGCCGACGGCGGCAAACCGACAAAGAAGGCCGGCACCGATCCGCGCCGCCGCCTGGTGGCCGCCTTGCGCCGCTATCGCCGTTTCCTGCTTCTGGTCGTGCTGCCGGCCGTTGTCGCCGTTGCCGGCTTCACCTTCTATCTCAATGGCGGCCGCTATGTCGGCACCGATGACGCCTATGTCGGCGCGCAGAAGGTGCTGGTGACGCCCGACATCTCCGGCAAGATCGAAAAGGTCGTCGTGAAAGAAGGTCAGCTCGTCAAACAGGGCGACGAGCTGTTCGAGATCGATCCCGTGCCGTTCCGCCTCGCGGTGGACGAGGCCAAGGCGCAGCTCGCGCAGGCGCAGTCGACCTACGACAACCTCCGTGCCAACATCAAGATCTATGGTGACATGCTCGATCTTGCCCAGCGGGGCGTCGACCTGAAACAGCGCGACGTCGAGCGCAAGCAGGCGCTGGTCAAGAACAGCTACGGCTCGCAGCTCGATCTCGACAACGCGGCGAACGCGCTGGTGACGTCCGGCTCCATCGCGCAATACGTCAAGCAGCAGATCTCGACGGCCAAGACGCAGCTGCTCGGCGATACCGACCTCCCGCTGGAGAAATTCCCGCCCTACGCGCAGGCCAAGTCCAAGCTCGACAACGCCGAGCGCAATCTCGACCACGCGGTGGTGCGCGCGCCGATGGGCGGCGTGGCGACGCAGGTCGAACAGATCCAGCTCGGCCGCTATGTCGCCGCCGGCACGCCGGTATTCTCCATCATCGACGTCGCCCACCCCTGGGTCGACGCCAACCCGAAGGAGAGCGACCTCACCTACGTCATCGAAGGACAGCCCGTCACGCTCGAGGTCGACGCGTTCCCGAACCATGTCTTCAAGGGCAAGATCGGCTCGCTCTCGCCCGGCACGGGGGCGCAATTCGCGATCCTGCCGCCGCAGAATGCCACCGGCAATTTCGTCAAGGTGGTGCAGCGCGTGCCGATCCGGATCTATTTCGACGAGACCGACAAATATGTGAGGAAGCTGAAGGCCGGCATGAGTGTCTACGCCACCATCGACACCGGCCATCGGCGCTCGCTCGCCGGCCTGTTCGGATTGTCGGCGACCGCGAACCAGGACAAGGACTGA
- a CDS encoding MarR family transcriptional regulator, translated as MSRGSVDQNFLFTLGELYRLLRVYADKEASRFGITRAQWAVLAKVERSEGMKQSELAELLEMQPITLTRLIDKLCDNDWIERRSDATDRRVKRLHLRKAGRTLLGKMSGLKSELTANALEGINPADAHRLLTQLETIKENVRDAIQTSGAEQARKEQRYG; from the coding sequence ATGAGCCGCGGGTCCGTGGACCAGAACTTCCTGTTTACGCTCGGCGAACTCTACCGCCTGCTGCGCGTGTATGCCGACAAGGAAGCGTCTCGCTTCGGCATTACCCGCGCGCAATGGGCGGTGCTGGCCAAGGTCGAACGCAGCGAGGGCATGAAGCAATCGGAACTCGCCGAGCTCCTGGAGATGCAGCCGATCACGCTGACTCGCCTGATCGACAAGCTCTGCGACAACGACTGGATCGAGCGCCGCAGCGATGCCACGGACCGCCGCGTCAAACGCTTGCACCTCAGGAAGGCCGGCCGGACGTTGCTCGGCAAGATGAGCGGCCTGAAGTCCGAACTCACAGCGAACGCGCTCGAAGGCATCAACCCCGCGGACGCCCACCGTCTCCTCACCCAACTCGAAACCATCAAGGAAAACGTGCGTGACGCCATCCAGACATCTGGAGCGGAACAAGCGCGTAAGGAGCAGCGCTATGGCTGA
- a CDS encoding transcriptional repressor: protein MTLAKPAFPTPDHDHGRCTADALSHAEAVCEQRAQKFTPIRRQVLQALLSSHRPLGAYEVIDELAKAMPRPAPITVYRALDFLMTNGLVHRIESRNAYLACAAHDHDATSAVAFLICERCGLVGEIPSASFAKDINAAARASGFAPKLSVVEIAGICTHCQKTS, encoded by the coding sequence ATGACCCTCGCAAAGCCGGCATTTCCGACGCCTGACCACGATCACGGCCGCTGCACTGCGGACGCGCTGTCACATGCCGAGGCGGTTTGCGAGCAGCGCGCCCAAAAATTCACGCCGATTCGACGTCAAGTGCTCCAGGCGCTCCTCTCGAGCCACCGCCCGCTCGGCGCCTATGAGGTCATCGACGAATTGGCGAAGGCGATGCCGCGGCCGGCGCCGATCACGGTCTACCGTGCTCTCGATTTTTTGATGACGAACGGCCTCGTGCACCGCATCGAAAGCCGCAACGCCTATCTCGCCTGCGCCGCCCACGACCACGACGCGACCTCGGCGGTGGCGTTCCTGATCTGCGAGCGCTGTGGCCTGGTCGGCGAAATTCCGTCGGCGTCGTTCGCCAAGGATATCAATGCCGCCGCGCGCGCCTCGGGCTTTGCGCCGAAATTGTCCGTGGTCGAGATCGCGGGCATCTGTACCCATTGTCAGAAAACATCTTGA
- a CDS encoding DMT family transporter, which translates to MSSPQAIPSAGRPLSAGAIALMLMLCLTWGFNQIAVKLVLPDIPPMLQAMIRSMGALPVLFIVGTLRGVKFFERDGTWKAGLVAGLMFGIEFVLIFQGLRLTPASRAVVFLYTAPFFVALGSYQVLGERLGAPQWLGLAVSFAGVALAIGVPQPNVDSHVLLGDLMIVGGAALWAATTLVAKSTRLRFAAPEKALGYQVAISIPILGIAAWLFGESITHTPAPLSLGLMAFQAIWVVGTTFTLWFALVKTYSASKLSAFTFITPLFGVVGSYFIMHDSLSLAFGAAALLVIAGLFLVNRPSQMAAAPRDALLNVTKT; encoded by the coding sequence ATGTCCTCACCTCAAGCAATACCCTCCGCCGGGCGTCCTCTGAGTGCCGGCGCCATCGCTCTGATGCTCATGCTGTGCCTGACCTGGGGTTTCAACCAGATCGCGGTGAAGCTGGTACTGCCCGACATCCCGCCGATGCTCCAGGCGATGATCCGCTCGATGGGCGCGCTGCCGGTGCTGTTCATCGTCGGCACCCTGCGCGGCGTCAAATTCTTCGAGCGCGACGGCACATGGAAGGCGGGCCTCGTTGCCGGGCTGATGTTCGGCATCGAATTCGTGCTGATCTTCCAGGGGCTGCGCCTCACCCCCGCCTCGCGCGCGGTCGTGTTCCTCTACACCGCGCCGTTTTTCGTCGCGCTCGGCTCCTATCAGGTGCTCGGTGAGCGGCTTGGCGCCCCGCAATGGCTGGGGCTCGCCGTAAGCTTTGCCGGCGTCGCGCTCGCGATCGGTGTGCCGCAGCCGAATGTCGATTCGCACGTCCTGCTCGGCGATCTCATGATCGTCGGCGGCGCCGCACTGTGGGCCGCCACCACGCTGGTTGCGAAGAGCACGCGGCTGCGCTTCGCCGCGCCGGAGAAGGCGCTGGGCTATCAGGTTGCGATCTCGATCCCGATCCTGGGCATTGCCGCCTGGCTGTTCGGCGAATCCATCACCCACACGCCGGCGCCGCTGTCGCTCGGCCTGATGGCCTTCCAGGCGATCTGGGTGGTGGGAACCACGTTCACGCTTTGGTTCGCGCTGGTGAAGACCTATTCGGCCAGCAAATTGTCGGCTTTTACCTTCATCACCCCTTTGTTTGGCGTGGTGGGTAGCTATTTCATCATGCACGACAGCTTGAGCCTGGCTTTCGGAGCGGCTGCTCTCCTTGTAATTGCTGGGCTTTTTCTGGTTAACCGTCCGAGCCAAATGGCTGCGGCGCCGCGCGATGCATTGCTGAACGTCACCAAAACCTGA